The archaeon BMS3Bbin15 genome includes the window CTTTCTACCTCCGAAAGTTTTATACAGGCTGAGAGGCCATATCCCCAATTATCTATGCGATATGAAAACTTGTCCTTTATGCACGGGCAAGTCGTAATATGCTTATTCGCATAGGTCGCATAGGCAGGGGCGGAAGACTACGCCACGAGGACTAAAAGCCTCAAGTTCACGTAAGGCGCCGTCCCCTCAGCCTATGATTATAGAGGCGCTGCCTCATAATAAGTGTTTATACAAGTTCACTGAACCAGCCCTCCAGTTAAACTTATATCTTTATCTTAATAATATAACAATGGATGATGAAGGTGAAGGGAATAAAAATAAAGAATGTGGAAATAACCTGGCTGGGACATTCAAGTTTTAAGTTCAATAACAGTAAAGTTGTTTATATAGACCCCTTTGTCCTGCCAGAAAAAGCGGAAAAGGCAGATATAATCATTATGACACATGAGCACTTTGATCACTGTGCTGTTAAAAATGCAGAGAAGATAATTAAAGACTCTACAGTTGTATTCACAACTAAAGGATGTGCAGATAAGTGTGGATTTGATACAGAGGTGATCAGAGCAGGAAAAAGTAGAGAAGCTTATAATGTAAAAATTGAAGCTGTCGAAGCCTACAATATTGACAAACCTTTTCATCCACGTGGCCTTGGTTTTGGCGTGATAGTTGAAATGGATGGGGTGAGAATTTATCATGCCGGCGATAGCGATTTTATACCTGAGATGGGGAATTTAAGGCCAGATGTAGCTTTACTACCAATAGGTGGAAAATATACCATGGATATCAGAGAAGCAGTTGAGGCAGCAGTAAAAATAAGGCCAAAAATGACAATCCCAATGCATTATAACTATATTGATAACACTCAGGCTGACCCAGAGAAGTTCGGAGAACTTCTCTCTGAAAAGGCTCCGGATATTCAGGTGATAATTCTGTCTCCACTCTAAACATATAAATATGCAGTAAATAAAGAATACATTGGGACGGAATTATGCCCAGAGTATGTATTATAAAATCTGGAAAGCCTGAGGTCAATAGAGCTTTTGAATATATAGAGTTCGAACCCAGGGAAGTCGAGACAGTGGTAATCAAACCCAGTCTCTGCTGTAAAAAGCACTCAAGCACTGGAGCGACAGTTGAACTTGGCTATCTTGAGCAGATTTTCAGGTTATATGAGGGTCTCGCAGAAGAAATATATGTGGTGGAGAGTAACAGTACTTATTATAATGCTGATGATATAGCTTCCTATCTGGGCCTTAAAGACCTGGTGGAATATTATAATGCAAAGTGGGTTAATTTATCAAGAGACGTCTTTATTCCTGTAGAGAAGGATTTTAGCGTACTGGAGAAGGGATTTCCTGTACCAAAAACAATTCTTAAGGCAGATGTCTTTATAAATCTGGGTAAGATGAGGACTGATAAGCATACAGTTGTAAACTTAAGTCTTGCAAATCTCTTCACCCTTATACCCCGGGCCAGGGAGAGATTTTACCCTGTGGTGAGCGATGCCATAAGCGACCTTCTTATGATTAGAGCTCCCGATATCAATTTAATCGATGGTATTGTTTCTATGGAAGGCGAAGCACCTGAAGCCGGAAGGCCAAAAAGGATGGATTTAACCCTTGCAAGCAGAGACCCTGTCGCCCTAGATACTATATCCTGTAACATTATGGGGATAAATCCTGTGCATGTGGAACATATATTAAAGGCAGGTTATTATGGATTTGGCGAGTATATTGAAAAGAAGATAGAGATTGTTGGAAAGAGGGTTGAAGATGTTAGAGATAAATTTCTGATGCCCTAAAAATCCCACCATGTTGACAGCTGATTTTTTACTTTCTCTACAATATTCTGTATTTCATTCGAGGGTTCCCTTTCTATTTCAATCTCATTAAAGTCAAGATTAAAGAGGGGTGACAGTGTTGAGTAAACCGAATACGCCAGAGCATCGGTATTATATCCACCCTCAAGAACGAAGGTTACTCTGACTCCATATCCCTTTAAAAATTTTGCTATCTTAAAATAAGTCTGTTCTGTGAGCATGAAATTCGCAAGAGGGTCAAGAGCATGACCATCATAACCTGCAGATACCACAACAAGCTCAGGTTTGAACTGTTTCATAACAGGCACAACAATCTCCTCAAATGCATAAAGATAAGATGAGTCATCTGTACCAGGTGGCATAGGGATATTTATATTGTAACCCTCACCTATACCTTCTCCAGTATCGGCAATATAACCTGTGCCAGGAAAAAGAGGATGCTGGTGAAGACTTAAATATAGTATGTCATTCCTTGAATAGAATATTTGCTCTGTCCCATTGCCATGATGCACATCTATATCAAGAATGAAAACCCTTTTTGCAGTCTTTTTTTCAATTGCATAGGCAGAGGCAACTGCAACATTGTTGAATAAGCAGAAACCCATGGCTTTATCTATTGTAGCATGATGCCCCGGAGGTCTCACCAGAGCAAAAGCCCTCTTATAATCAAGAGCCTTAATTGCACCTCCTGCAGCAAGAAGTGCAACTTCAAAGGAGTTTTTGTTCAGATATGTGTCAGCATCCACACCTTTCTCCTGCTCAGAAAGTTTTTTTATATTCAAATAGTGCTGTAAGCTGTGGACTCTGAGAATATC containing:
- a CDS encoding metal-dependent hydrolase produces the protein MKVKGIKIKNVEITWLGHSSFKFNNSKVVYIDPFVLPEKAEKADIIIMTHEHFDHCAVKNAEKIIKDSTVVFTTKGCADKCGFDTEVIRAGKSREAYNVKIEAVEAYNIDKPFHPRGLGFGVIVEMDGVRIYHAGDSDFIPEMGNLRPDVALLPIGGKYTMDIREAVEAAVKIRPKMTIPMHYNYIDNTQADPEKFGELLSEKAPDIQVIILSPL
- the hdaH gene encoding histone deacetylase-like amidohydrolase; translation: MIIYSPAYLKHHLRGHSENKYRLKAIIELLRKEKLEFVEPVKASEEDILRVHSLQHYLNIKKLSEQEKGVDADTYLNKNSFEVALLAAGGAIKALDYKRAFALVRPPGHHATIDKAMGFCLFNNVAVASAYAIEKKTAKRVFILDIDVHHGNGTEQIFYSRNDILYLSLHQHPLFPGTGYIADTGEGIGEGYNINIPMPPGTDDSSYLYAFEEIVVPVMKQFKPELVVVSAGYDGHALDPLANFMLTEQTYFKIAKFLKGYGVRVTFVLEGGYNTDALAYSVYSTLSPLFNLDFNEIEIEREPSNEIQNIVEKVKNQLSTWWDF